A section of the Streptomyces xinghaiensis S187 genome encodes:
- a CDS encoding ADP-ribosyltransferase translates to MIKPEAIPQFTGDLEQLEKDATGLGNDADDIRETGKGVHTQFQGLSAFYTAPEAEALFASTKPVQDRADEFADDLEKVKSALDEYAAEVRPLVAKLKQLKADAAAFVASVEGDDEWKYDGDKIDEHNALQSDVTATVAAFWEAERTAANKITALVGGTQYRANDGSDGKNMYGFSADDMKDAEVPWGTAENEKYHWYEVHQHIKSFVWDGLIVDGVWGTIKGLGTLVGFDGWDAMKDAWKGLGMLVVGTALYTSPLAYAVPDSALPQWMKDSKQVAKEAGKAMLAWDTWKENPARAAGAVTFNVLTTATGVGNVAKGGTAAKAAALVSKTGKVIDPMTYVAGAAGKVTKISDVLGGLKNMFPEKMPELPNMANMPDGTVKLPDGSLLSPDGTLRLPDGTVNVPNSSALPNGSLLPDGWTADPHTAPSAAPAHTPAPTPALAHAGAPDPGFPRRSDTPDTLFPSAHGDALPPGGVIDHTFGGHGSHGGPADSAAHHADSATHTDPAHHTDSAHHTDPAHTTDPAAPAPDPGGPNGPGGGGSVDPPYTHAGDPPGTPAGAVDPLPDPADWDNLTPEEMHRLASWEVSQGTVPFVNDADAARYGAAYWNDYADSLSPSQKEAFLDYTKETNPGGVTYHEINGFLRGDSAYDTPAVRHDIAEIDRAMAARPVPEDVMVVRGTGLGHLNLSSPLEMEGRVFDDGAYMSTSLGDQPVSAFAGKEAVLHLRVPQGTPATWVERVSAFGGGERELLLARGSAFKVTRVFWDNGQWQVYGEILPRP, encoded by the coding sequence GGACCGGGCGGATGAGTTCGCCGATGATCTGGAGAAGGTCAAGTCGGCGTTGGACGAGTACGCCGCCGAGGTGCGTCCCCTGGTCGCGAAGCTGAAGCAGCTCAAGGCCGATGCTGCCGCGTTCGTCGCCAGTGTGGAGGGCGATGACGAGTGGAAGTACGACGGCGACAAGATCGATGAGCACAACGCTCTGCAGTCCGATGTGACGGCCACCGTCGCGGCGTTCTGGGAGGCGGAGCGCACCGCGGCGAACAAGATCACGGCGCTGGTGGGCGGCACCCAGTACCGGGCGAATGACGGCTCGGACGGCAAGAACATGTACGGGTTCTCGGCCGATGACATGAAGGACGCCGAAGTCCCGTGGGGGACGGCGGAGAACGAGAAGTACCACTGGTATGAGGTCCACCAGCACATCAAGAGCTTTGTGTGGGACGGCCTGATCGTCGACGGGGTCTGGGGCACCATCAAGGGCCTGGGCACCCTGGTGGGGTTCGACGGCTGGGACGCGATGAAGGATGCCTGGAAAGGCCTGGGCATGCTGGTGGTTGGCACCGCCCTCTACACCTCCCCCCTCGCCTACGCCGTCCCCGACTCCGCTCTCCCGCAGTGGATGAAGGACTCCAAGCAGGTGGCCAAGGAAGCCGGCAAGGCGATGCTGGCCTGGGACACCTGGAAGGAGAACCCGGCCCGCGCGGCCGGGGCCGTCACCTTCAACGTCCTGACCACCGCCACCGGCGTCGGCAACGTCGCCAAGGGCGGTACGGCGGCAAAGGCCGCGGCGCTCGTCAGCAAGACCGGGAAGGTCATCGACCCGATGACCTATGTCGCGGGAGCGGCCGGCAAGGTCACCAAGATCTCGGACGTGCTCGGCGGGCTCAAGAACATGTTCCCCGAGAAGATGCCCGAGCTGCCGAACATGGCGAACATGCCGGACGGCACGGTCAAGCTCCCGGACGGCTCGCTGCTCTCGCCCGACGGCACCCTCAGGCTGCCCGACGGTACGGTGAACGTCCCCAACTCCTCAGCTCTGCCCAACGGTTCGCTGCTGCCCGACGGCTGGACGGCCGACCCGCACACCGCCCCGTCCGCCGCGCCCGCGCACACTCCGGCGCCGACCCCGGCCCTGGCCCACGCGGGCGCCCCCGATCCGGGCTTCCCTCGCCGGTCCGACACCCCCGACACCCTGTTTCCGTCGGCACACGGGGACGCCCTGCCGCCCGGCGGCGTCATCGACCACACCTTCGGCGGCCACGGCAGTCACGGCGGCCCCGCCGACTCCGCCGCGCACCACGCGGATTCCGCCACCCACACCGACCCGGCCCATCACACCGACTCGGCCCATCACACCGACCCGGCTCACACCACCGACCCCGCAGCCCCCGCCCCCGACCCCGGCGGCCCGAACGGCCCTGGCGGCGGCGGATCCGTCGACCCGCCGTACACCCATGCCGGCGACCCGCCCGGCACCCCGGCGGGTGCCGTCGACCCGCTGCCGGACCCGGCCGACTGGGACAACCTCACCCCGGAGGAGATGCACCGCCTCGCCTCCTGGGAGGTCTCGCAGGGCACCGTGCCCTTCGTCAACGACGCCGACGCGGCCCGCTACGGCGCCGCCTACTGGAACGACTACGCGGACAGCCTGTCGCCCTCCCAGAAGGAGGCGTTCCTCGACTACACGAAGGAGACCAACCCCGGCGGCGTCACCTACCACGAGATCAACGGCTTCCTGCGCGGCGACAGCGCCTACGACACCCCGGCCGTCCGGCACGACATCGCCGAGATCGACCGGGCCATGGCCGCCCGGCCCGTCCCCGAGGACGTCATGGTGGTGCGCGGCACCGGACTCGGCCACCTCAACCTCTCCTCACCGCTGGAGATGGAGGGCCGGGTCTTCGACGACGGCGCCTACATGTCGACCTCCCTCGGCGACCAGCCGGTCTCGGCCTTCGCGGGCAAGGAGGCCGTCCTGCATCTGCGGGTCCCGCAGGGCACCCCGGCGACCTGGGTCGAGCGGGTCTCGGCCTTCGGCGGCGGTGAGCGCGAACTCCTGCTCGCCCGCGGCTCGGCATTCAAGGTGACCAGGGTTTTCTGGGACAATGGCCAGTGGCAGGTCTACGGCGAGATCCTGCCGAGGCCGTAA
- the eccD gene encoding type VII secretion integral membrane protein EccD, giving the protein MGARSTELSRVTLVGERRRVDLVLPSDEPVGRLLPDVIQLLDDRVAARPELRRLVTASGAVLPLDSTLASSEVRDGAVLRLVRAQDAPAAPVVHDVTDEVAEDLDLRAWRWRPVARRATAGAATVGFAVTAALLARDAFDKSAVAGALFALTVLLAAAGALAARLGGGNRGLATTLLLAAGALGLLAAWTAADAQSWTAEARLAGVTAAVVLTLLLLGLFTPVGRGGLIGAAAAFATTGIWLLTGALQDEPARVGAVLGVVSVVVLGLLPRLALMAAGLTALDDRRSAGASVSRHQVDTALAAAHRGLALATTVTAVSVTAAGLLASTVSNPWAISLTAVLALVLASRSRAFPLVAEVVVLLGAASVLLVRLVTLWIDSLDGAPSGPLGLLALAALLPVGVLAVQPPEHVRVRLRRFVDFIESVGVIALFPLAVGVFGVYGRLLNAF; this is encoded by the coding sequence ATGGGGGCGCGGAGCACGGAACTCAGCAGGGTCACCCTGGTCGGTGAGCGGAGGCGGGTCGATCTCGTCCTGCCGTCCGACGAGCCGGTCGGCAGGCTGCTGCCGGACGTGATCCAGCTGCTGGACGACCGGGTGGCCGCCCGGCCCGAACTGCGCCGGCTGGTCACGGCCTCCGGCGCCGTACTGCCGCTGGACTCCACCCTCGCGTCCTCCGAGGTGCGCGACGGAGCCGTCCTCCGGCTGGTCCGCGCGCAGGACGCGCCTGCCGCGCCCGTGGTGCACGACGTCACCGACGAGGTCGCCGAGGATCTGGATCTGCGTGCCTGGCGCTGGCGGCCCGTGGCCCGCCGCGCCACCGCGGGCGCCGCGACCGTCGGCTTCGCCGTCACCGCGGCACTGCTCGCCCGGGACGCCTTCGACAAGTCCGCCGTCGCCGGGGCCCTGTTCGCGCTGACGGTGCTGCTCGCGGCCGCCGGGGCGCTCGCCGCCCGGCTCGGCGGCGGCAACCGCGGACTGGCCACCACGCTCCTTCTCGCCGCCGGCGCGCTCGGCCTGCTGGCCGCCTGGACGGCCGCCGACGCGCAGTCCTGGACGGCGGAGGCGCGGCTCGCCGGCGTCACCGCGGCGGTCGTCCTCACCCTGCTGCTGCTCGGGCTGTTCACCCCGGTCGGACGGGGCGGACTCATCGGCGCGGCCGCCGCGTTCGCCACCACCGGCATCTGGCTGCTGACCGGCGCCCTGCAGGACGAGCCGGCCCGGGTCGGCGCCGTGCTGGGCGTGGTCTCCGTCGTCGTCCTCGGCCTGCTGCCGCGGCTCGCCTTGATGGCCGCCGGGCTCACCGCGCTGGACGACCGCCGCTCCGCGGGGGCCTCCGTCAGCCGGCACCAGGTCGACACCGCGCTGGCCGCCGCGCACCGCGGGCTGGCGCTGGCGACGACCGTCACCGCCGTGTCCGTCACCGCCGCCGGGCTGCTCGCCTCCACCGTGTCGAACCCGTGGGCGATCTCGCTGACCGCGGTGCTCGCGCTCGTGCTGGCCTCGCGCTCGCGGGCCTTCCCGCTCGTGGCCGAGGTCGTGGTGCTGCTGGGCGCCGCCTCCGTGCTGCTGGTGCGGCTGGTGACGCTCTGGATCGACTCGCTGGACGGCGCTCCGTCCGGGCCGCTGGGCCTGCTGGCCCTGGCCGCGCTGCTGCCGGTGGGCGTGCTCGCCGTCCAGCCGCCGGAGCACGTACGGGTGCGGCTGCGGCGCTTCGTCGACTTCATCGAGTCGGTCGGTGTCATCGCGCTCTTCCCGCTCGCCGTCGGTGTGTTCGGGGTCTACGGACGACTGCTCAACGCGTTCTGA
- the eccCa gene encoding type VII secretion protein EccCa — protein MTTRLIHRPARTERPAAAPPARTIEAPPNLPEGKTGSGAMALLPMAGVMSSVVMMTVVRNSQFAAIGAVVLVVAVIGGVGMLLSQRGKAQRTRRQQRERYLEYLEELREELAAEERELRETARVLNPPPAALYDIVRDPSRLWERRRLDADFLKVRVGSGEMPLRPLTVGQQSGSVLTPPDRFMLNEAGALISRFGTTGDLPLTVPLDRAGNASVIGDREGVLRVARALLVQTAATHAPDDVHIALGCPGDRMADWEWLKWLPHLLDGDERDGPVSARRIAPDIHQLARLLGRDLRQRASYAAELRRGLSNREALAMAGRLLVVSDEYGDTAQDLPRPDEAVSLRDMGVTVLHLLSERVREPGQVSLRITVDGDRVTVEDLRGEQPLVAHGTVDDVTTAGAEGLARMLAPLRLSAESLVDAPLSGPVDFADMLGMDDPAAVDIDALWAPRGERAFLRVPIGINDSREPVLLDLKESAELGMGPHGLCVGATGSGKSELLRTLVLALVATHPPEDLAMVLVDYKGGATFAPFADLPHVAGVITNLENQAGLVERVHASLAGEVQRRQRVLKDAGNVADIAHYAALRETRPDLDPLPHLFVVIDEFGELLTAKPDFIDLFLSIGRIGRSIGVHLLLSSQRIEGGKLKGLDTYLSYRLGLRTFSADESRTVLDTTDAFHLPPLPGFGYLKVDTSAYERFKASYVSGPYTGPVRRESEEDTGPAVLPYPAYNTLDQQRPKESGSASEPYSRHRNPGPTVMSVIVDQFKAAAAPVRRIWLPPLPAALPLDTAAGPVEAGRQGMRLAVRPGPMKVPLGLLDDPAKQWQGQWVLDLTLAGGHVAVIGGPQSGKTTLLRTLALSLAMTHTPKDVGIYGLDLVGGGLQALAGLPHVGGIAGRADRERAMRTVEEVRGMLALREDLFREQNIDSVDRLRELRAEGRLPQLPSTDVVLLVDGFGALRDDFEELDDAVVDLLKRGGGYGIHVVAGMLRWNDVRIATQSTFGTRVELRLNDPSDSSIDRKLAETLAPDEPGRVLTDGKLFAQVALPRIDSLSSTTELGPAVEQAARSVRAAWPGDLAQQVRVLPPRVQLSSLPSVTAQPRRVPIGLDQTALAPVLLDLFERDQHLLVLGDSECGKSNLLRLVANGLMARHGEDDLVFAVMDPRRGLRTLVPEEYRGGYAHNSKICGALSAGIAKELEKRMPDDLADQDALADGAWYTGPRIVILVDDYDILTTAGQQPLQPFLPFIPSSADIGLHFVVTRRVAGASRAMYDPFLTTLRESGTSALVMAGDRSEGQLFPGVYAGAQPPGRGLLVRRGEPNRLIQTALADGTAA, from the coding sequence ATGACGACCCGGCTGATCCACCGCCCCGCCCGCACCGAACGGCCCGCCGCCGCGCCCCCCGCCCGCACCATCGAGGCACCGCCCAACCTGCCCGAGGGCAAGACCGGCAGCGGCGCGATGGCGCTGCTGCCGATGGCCGGTGTGATGAGCTCCGTCGTGATGATGACGGTCGTACGGAACAGCCAGTTCGCCGCCATCGGCGCCGTCGTCCTGGTCGTCGCCGTCATCGGCGGTGTCGGCATGCTGCTGTCGCAGCGCGGCAAGGCCCAGCGCACCCGCCGCCAGCAGCGCGAGCGCTATCTGGAGTACCTGGAGGAGCTGCGCGAGGAACTGGCCGCCGAGGAGCGCGAACTGCGCGAGACGGCCCGGGTCCTGAATCCGCCGCCCGCCGCGCTCTACGACATCGTGCGCGACCCGTCCCGGCTGTGGGAGCGGCGGCGGCTCGACGCCGACTTCCTGAAGGTGCGCGTCGGCAGCGGCGAGATGCCGCTGCGCCCGCTGACCGTCGGACAGCAGAGCGGCAGCGTGCTCACCCCGCCCGACCGGTTCATGCTCAACGAGGCCGGAGCACTCATCAGCCGCTTCGGCACCACCGGCGATCTGCCGCTGACCGTGCCGCTCGACCGCGCGGGCAACGCCAGCGTCATCGGCGACCGCGAGGGCGTGCTGCGGGTCGCCCGCGCGCTGCTCGTGCAGACCGCCGCCACCCACGCCCCCGACGACGTGCACATCGCCCTCGGCTGCCCCGGCGACCGGATGGCCGACTGGGAATGGCTCAAGTGGCTCCCGCACCTGCTCGACGGCGACGAGCGCGACGGCCCGGTCAGCGCCCGCCGCATCGCCCCGGACATCCACCAGCTCGCCCGGCTCCTCGGCCGCGATCTGCGGCAGCGCGCCAGCTACGCCGCCGAGCTGCGCCGCGGCCTGTCCAACCGGGAAGCCCTCGCCATGGCCGGCCGGCTGCTGGTCGTCAGCGACGAGTACGGCGACACCGCGCAGGACCTGCCGCGGCCCGACGAGGCCGTCTCGCTGCGCGACATGGGCGTCACCGTGCTCCATTTGCTCTCCGAGCGGGTGCGGGAGCCCGGGCAGGTGTCCCTGCGCATCACCGTGGACGGCGACCGGGTCACCGTCGAGGACCTGCGCGGCGAGCAGCCGCTGGTGGCGCACGGCACCGTCGACGACGTCACCACCGCCGGCGCCGAGGGCCTCGCCCGGATGCTGGCCCCGCTGCGCCTGTCGGCCGAATCGCTGGTCGACGCGCCGCTGTCCGGGCCGGTCGACTTCGCCGACATGCTCGGCATGGACGACCCGGCCGCCGTCGACATTGACGCCCTGTGGGCGCCCCGCGGCGAACGCGCGTTCCTGCGTGTGCCCATCGGCATCAACGACTCCCGCGAACCGGTCCTGCTCGACCTCAAGGAATCCGCGGAACTCGGCATGGGCCCGCACGGCCTGTGCGTCGGCGCCACCGGCTCCGGCAAGAGCGAGCTGCTGCGCACCCTCGTCCTCGCCCTCGTCGCCACCCACCCGCCGGAGGACCTGGCGATGGTGCTCGTCGACTACAAGGGCGGCGCCACCTTCGCGCCCTTCGCCGACCTGCCGCACGTCGCCGGTGTCATCACCAACCTGGAGAACCAGGCCGGCCTGGTCGAACGCGTGCACGCCAGCCTCGCCGGCGAGGTGCAGCGCCGCCAGCGGGTCCTCAAGGACGCCGGGAACGTCGCCGACATCGCGCACTACGCCGCCCTCCGCGAGACCCGGCCCGACCTCGACCCGCTGCCGCACCTGTTCGTCGTCATCGACGAGTTCGGCGAACTCCTGACCGCCAAGCCCGACTTCATCGACCTCTTCCTCTCCATCGGCCGCATCGGCCGCTCCATCGGCGTGCACCTGCTGCTCTCCAGCCAGCGCATCGAGGGCGGCAAGCTCAAGGGCCTGGACACCTACCTCTCCTACCGCCTCGGCCTGCGCACCTTCTCCGCCGACGAGAGCCGCACCGTCCTCGACACCACCGACGCCTTCCACCTCCCGCCGCTCCCCGGCTTCGGCTACCTCAAGGTGGACACCTCGGCGTACGAGCGGTTCAAGGCGAGCTACGTCTCCGGCCCCTACACCGGACCGGTGCGCCGGGAGAGCGAGGAGGACACCGGCCCGGCCGTACTGCCCTACCCCGCCTACAACACCCTCGACCAGCAGCGGCCGAAGGAGAGCGGCTCCGCCTCCGAGCCGTACTCCCGGCACCGCAACCCCGGCCCGACCGTCATGTCCGTCATCGTCGACCAGTTCAAGGCGGCCGCCGCCCCCGTGCGCCGGATCTGGCTGCCGCCGCTGCCCGCCGCGCTGCCGCTCGACACCGCCGCCGGGCCGGTCGAGGCCGGCCGGCAGGGCATGCGGCTCGCCGTACGCCCCGGCCCGATGAAGGTGCCGCTGGGGCTGCTGGACGACCCGGCCAAGCAGTGGCAGGGCCAGTGGGTGCTGGATCTGACCCTGGCCGGCGGCCATGTGGCCGTCATCGGCGGCCCGCAGTCCGGCAAGACCACCCTGCTGCGCACCCTGGCCCTCTCGCTCGCCATGACCCACACCCCGAAGGACGTGGGCATCTACGGGCTCGACCTGGTCGGCGGCGGCCTCCAGGCGCTCGCCGGGCTGCCGCACGTCGGCGGCATAGCGGGCCGCGCGGACCGCGAGCGCGCCATGCGCACCGTCGAAGAGGTGCGCGGCATGCTCGCCCTGCGCGAGGACCTGTTCCGCGAACAGAACATCGACTCCGTCGACCGGTTGCGCGAACTGCGCGCCGAGGGCAGGCTGCCGCAGCTTCCCTCGACCGACGTCGTCCTTCTCGTCGACGGCTTCGGCGCGCTCCGCGACGACTTCGAGGAACTGGACGACGCCGTGGTCGACCTCCTCAAGCGCGGCGGCGGCTACGGCATCCACGTGGTGGCGGGCATGCTCCGCTGGAACGACGTCCGCATCGCCACCCAGTCCACCTTCGGCACCCGCGTGGAGCTGCGGCTCAACGACCCCAGCGACAGCAGCATCGACCGCAAGCTCGCCGAGACCCTGGCACCCGACGAGCCCGGCCGCGTCCTCACCGACGGCAAGCTCTTCGCCCAGGTGGCGCTGCCCCGGATCGACTCGCTCTCCTCCACGACCGAACTCGGCCCGGCGGTCGAGCAGGCGGCCCGGTCCGTCCGCGCCGCCTGGCCCGGCGACCTGGCACAGCAGGTGCGGGTGCTGCCGCCGCGCGTCCAGCTCTCCTCGCTGCCGTCGGTCACCGCGCAGCCGCGGCGGGTCCCGATCGGCCTCGACCAGACCGCGCTGGCGCCCGTCCTGCTCGACCTCTTCGAACGCGACCAGCATCTGCTGGTGCTCGGCGACAGCGAGTGCGGCAAGAGCAATCTGCTGCGGCTCGTGGCGAACGGGCTCATGGCGCGCCACGGCGAGGACGACCTCGTCTTCGCCGTCATGGACCCGCGGCGCGGCCTGCGCACCCTCGTGCCCGAGGAGTACCGGGGCGGCTACGCCCACAACTCCAAGATCTGCGGGGCGCTCTCGGCGGGCATCGCCAAGGAGCTGGAGAAGCGGATGCCGGACGACCTCGCGGACCAGGACGCGCTGGCCGACGGCGCCTGGTACACCGGCCCGCGGATCGTCATCCTCGTGGACGACTACGACATCCTGACCACCGCCGGTCAGCAGCCGCTCCAGCCGTTCCTGCCGTTCATCCCCTCCTCGGCGGACATCGGGCTGCACTTCGTCGTCACCCGCCGCGTCGCCGGCGCCTCCCGCGCCATGTACGACCCGTTCCTCACCACCCTCCGGGAGAGCGGCACCTCGGCCCTCGTCATGGCCGGGGACCGCTCCGAGGGGCAGCTCTTCCCGGGCGTCTACGCGGGCGCCCAGCCGCCCGGCCGCGGTCTGCTCGTCCGCCGGGGCGAGCCGAACCGGCTGATCCAGACCGCGCTCGCGGACGGCACCGCGGCGTGA
- a CDS encoding DUF6177 family protein → MTKDIIALTGKMPDAWSVVAGLLAGGPELRLRTAGEGAVLQLCDEGGRPLVSVESPVLVQVPGETVRLLGPEAATDGDGPVWWVEARASTAVPEAERLAGAFAGRLAGMLGGTVWPPGAGEAAGDGDPVPPGVTAAPAPVAAQPAVDVLTDKAAVVLQDRPVIAMTAWLSDARRATVASDRGLQIVTPHTSRLSFATRSVLFGPPSRWVVQDGEGGYYDGLSGAVLRWRDGAFGPAPGESGETPVAEIFKDTAPTRERQLAVSVRTAHPADDQLVLGGALEAVWRTATGGPPAGWGTAEPVNLPWSRRRLTELAYERAPESTWTVAVGTPERPAVATLRVIRTKEGVEEDITFTAGYGEDEQPPLDGLAELAGELVSRHNLVSMLVQLRAAGRDLSVPARLQAPPVPVGFALGPEEIREIGADHARRPPLTVRPARLGAAARPGFYYPLGDGSSADGWTHLDILMRHLRRTAAPAAEGPGA, encoded by the coding sequence ATGACGAAGGACATCATCGCGCTCACCGGGAAGATGCCCGACGCCTGGAGCGTCGTCGCCGGACTGCTCGCGGGCGGGCCCGAGCTGCGGCTCCGCACGGCCGGCGAGGGGGCGGTGCTCCAGCTCTGCGACGAGGGCGGCCGCCCGCTGGTGTCGGTCGAGTCGCCCGTGCTGGTGCAGGTGCCGGGGGAGACGGTCCGGCTGCTGGGCCCGGAGGCCGCGACGGACGGGGACGGTCCCGTCTGGTGGGTCGAGGCCCGGGCCTCCACGGCCGTGCCCGAGGCGGAGCGCCTGGCGGGCGCCTTCGCCGGACGGCTCGCCGGGATGCTCGGCGGCACGGTCTGGCCGCCGGGCGCGGGCGAGGCGGCGGGTGACGGCGACCCGGTGCCCCCGGGCGTCACCGCCGCCCCCGCGCCGGTGGCCGCGCAGCCGGCCGTCGACGTCCTGACCGACAAGGCCGCCGTCGTCCTCCAGGACCGGCCCGTGATCGCCATGACCGCATGGCTGTCCGACGCCCGCCGTGCCACGGTGGCCTCCGACCGGGGACTGCAGATCGTCACCCCGCACACCAGCCGGCTGTCGTTCGCGACGCGCTCCGTGCTGTTCGGCCCGCCGTCGCGCTGGGTCGTCCAGGACGGCGAGGGCGGCTACTACGACGGGCTCTCCGGAGCGGTGCTCCGCTGGCGGGACGGCGCCTTCGGCCCGGCGCCGGGCGAGTCCGGCGAGACCCCGGTCGCCGAGATCTTCAAGGACACCGCGCCCACCCGGGAGCGCCAGCTCGCCGTCTCCGTGCGCACGGCACACCCGGCCGACGACCAACTGGTGCTCGGAGGCGCGCTGGAGGCCGTCTGGCGGACGGCCACGGGCGGCCCGCCGGCCGGCTGGGGCACCGCGGAGCCGGTGAACCTGCCGTGGTCGCGGCGGCGCCTCACCGAACTCGCGTACGAGCGGGCCCCCGAGTCCACCTGGACGGTCGCCGTCGGCACCCCGGAGCGCCCGGCCGTGGCGACGCTGCGCGTCATCCGGACCAAGGAGGGCGTCGAGGAGGACATCACGTTCACCGCCGGCTACGGCGAGGACGAGCAGCCGCCGCTCGACGGCCTCGCGGAGCTCGCGGGCGAACTGGTGTCCCGGCACAACCTGGTCAGCATGCTCGTCCAGCTGCGCGCCGCCGGCCGGGACCTGAGCGTGCCCGCCCGGCTCCAGGCGCCGCCCGTCCCGGTCGGCTTCGCCCTCGGCCCGGAGGAGATCCGGGAGATCGGCGCGGACCACGCGCGCCGGCCGCCGCTGACCGTGCGCCCGGCGCGGCTCGGAGCCGCCGCCCGGCCGGGTTTCTACTACCCGCTCGGAGACGGCTCCTCGGCGGACGGCTGGACGCATCTGGACATCCTGATGCGGCACCTGCGGCGTACGGCGGCTCCCGCCGCGGAGGGGCCCGGGGCATAG
- a CDS encoding acyltransferase family protein, giving the protein MTNVLRPHGHQRTPLPPETRASPLAPSHDSTTPHPGGSPTPPGGNGAVKKRDPFFDNAKYLAIVLVAIGHAWQPLTAHSRVAEALYMFVYAFHMPAFIVISGYFSRSFDMRTDRLQRLITGVAVPYIVFETAYSYFKRYADDDPGYPISLLDPWYLTWFLIALFVWRLTTPLWKVVRWPVPLALSVAVLASVSPDIGDDLDLQRVLQFLPFFVVGLMLKPEHFQLVRRREVRILSVPVFAAAVLFAYWAAPRMASSWFYHRDSVQELTAPWWTGLVMTPALFGCSMVLVACFYAWVPRREMWFTALGAGTLYGYLLHGFLAKGSRFWDWYDAAWLNTAWGAAVLTVLAAAVVTVLCTTPVQRVFRFVMEPKMEWAFRRDAAELARGRAEKKAPAPTAGDGGAAARG; this is encoded by the coding sequence GTGACGAACGTGCTGCGCCCCCACGGCCACCAGCGGACGCCGCTCCCCCCGGAGACCCGTGCGTCCCCTCTCGCCCCGTCCCACGACTCCACGACGCCGCATCCCGGGGGCTCCCCCACTCCCCCGGGCGGAAACGGCGCCGTCAAGAAGCGTGATCCGTTCTTCGACAACGCCAAGTACCTGGCGATCGTCCTCGTGGCCATCGGCCACGCCTGGCAGCCGCTGACGGCCCACAGCCGCGTCGCCGAAGCGCTGTACATGTTCGTGTACGCCTTCCACATGCCGGCCTTCATCGTCATCTCCGGCTACTTCTCCCGCAGTTTCGACATGCGGACCGACCGGCTGCAGCGGCTCATCACCGGCGTGGCCGTGCCGTACATCGTCTTCGAGACGGCCTACAGCTACTTCAAGCGCTACGCGGACGACGATCCGGGTTACCCGATCAGCCTGCTCGACCCCTGGTACCTCACCTGGTTCCTGATCGCGCTCTTCGTCTGGCGGCTGACGACCCCGCTCTGGAAGGTCGTGCGCTGGCCCGTGCCGCTCGCGCTCTCCGTCGCCGTCCTGGCCTCGGTCTCCCCCGACATCGGTGACGACCTGGACCTCCAGCGGGTTCTGCAGTTCCTGCCGTTCTTCGTGGTCGGCCTGATGCTCAAGCCGGAGCACTTCCAGCTGGTGCGCCGCCGCGAGGTGCGGATCCTCTCCGTACCCGTGTTCGCCGCCGCGGTGCTCTTCGCCTACTGGGCGGCGCCCCGGATGGCGTCGAGCTGGTTCTACCACCGCGACAGCGTGCAGGAGCTCACCGCTCCCTGGTGGACCGGTCTGGTGATGACGCCCGCGCTCTTCGGCTGCTCCATGGTGCTGGTCGCCTGCTTCTACGCCTGGGTGCCGCGGCGCGAGATGTGGTTCACCGCTCTCGGCGCCGGCACGCTCTACGGCTATCTGCTGCACGGCTTCCTGGCCAAGGGCTCGCGCTTCTGGGACTGGTACGACGCGGCTTGGCTCAACACCGCCTGGGGCGCCGCCGTGCTGACCGTCCTCGCCGCGGCGGTGGTGACCGTGCTGTGCACCACGCCGGTGCAGCGGGTGTTCCGTTTCGTCATGGAGCCGAAGATGGAGTGGGCGTTCCGGCGGGACGCGGCCGAACTGGCCCGCGGCCGGGCGGAGAAGAAGGCGCCCGCGCCGACCGCCGGGGACGGCGGGGCCGCCGCCCGCGGCTGA